One Megasphaera elsdenii DSM 20460 genomic window carries:
- the ftsE gene encoding cell division ATP-binding protein FtsE: MIELKNVSKVYDNGSIALDHVSLHIGKGEFVFVVGASGAGKSTLIKLLSHEELPSRGSVFVNGIEVNKLAKSRVPYLRRKMGIVFQDFRLLPNKTAQENVAFAMEVIEAPRRLIRRRVRDVLDLVGLVGKADALPRNLSGGEQQRVAIARAIVNRPLLLIADEPTGNLDPETSQDIMEVFKKINHMGTTVLMVTHDKTLVDMMNKRVIEIDGGKVVRDEQKGGYDDET; the protein is encoded by the coding sequence ATGATTGAATTAAAGAACGTATCCAAGGTCTATGACAATGGTTCCATTGCCCTGGACCACGTATCGCTCCATATCGGCAAGGGCGAATTTGTCTTCGTCGTCGGTGCCAGCGGGGCCGGCAAGTCGACGCTCATCAAGCTCTTGTCCCATGAAGAACTGCCCTCGCGGGGGTCGGTCTTCGTCAACGGCATCGAAGTCAATAAACTGGCCAAGAGCCGCGTGCCCTACTTGCGCCGCAAAATGGGCATCGTCTTCCAGGACTTCCGCCTCCTGCCCAATAAGACGGCCCAGGAAAACGTGGCCTTTGCCATGGAAGTCATCGAAGCGCCGCGGCGCCTCATCCGCCGCCGTGTCCGGGACGTCCTCGACCTGGTCGGCCTGGTGGGCAAAGCCGACGCCCTGCCGCGGAACCTCAGCGGCGGCGAACAGCAGCGCGTGGCCATTGCCAGGGCCATCGTCAACCGGCCGCTGCTGCTCATTGCCGATGAACCGACGGGGAACCTGGACCCGGAAACGTCGCAGGACATTATGGAAGTCTTCAAGAAAATCAACCACATGGGGACGACGGTCCTCATGGTGACCCATGATAAGACCCTCGTCGACATGATGAACAAGCGGGTCATCGAAATCGACGGCGGCAAAGTCGTCCGCGATGAACAGAAGGGGGGATACGACGATGAAACTTAG
- the ftsX gene encoding permease-like cell division protein FtsX produces MKLRTMRYYMAEALQSFWRNRFMSIASIATVALSLFILGLFLTLVANLDYFAENLESQVEITVYLKDDVSQKDIDSVGRRLSALPDVKSVAFTDKDQAMDILKERMKDQPGILDALDGKNPLPSSYEVTFTEPEAVRRTADIVSDYPEVEGTHYGQEIVEQLFQITRIIRWGGIALIIFLTLAMLFIISNTIRLTVFARRKEIAIMKYVGATNWFIRWPFLLEGLLLGFIGGVLADLALWQFYGFAVTAIHQSLAFLPMVSVYPFMYRTAAILLVISMIIGALGSTISLKRYMKV; encoded by the coding sequence ATGAAACTTAGGACCATGCGCTATTACATGGCCGAAGCGCTCCAGTCGTTCTGGCGCAACCGCTTCATGTCCATCGCCTCTATCGCTACCGTCGCCTTGTCGCTGTTCATCCTGGGCCTTTTCCTGACCCTCGTGGCCAACCTCGATTACTTCGCCGAGAACCTGGAAAGCCAGGTCGAGATCACGGTCTACCTCAAAGACGACGTGAGCCAGAAGGACATCGACAGCGTCGGCCGCCGCCTGAGCGCCCTGCCCGACGTGAAGTCCGTTGCCTTTACCGATAAGGACCAGGCCATGGATATCCTCAAGGAACGCATGAAGGACCAGCCGGGTATCCTCGACGCCCTGGACGGCAAGAATCCCCTGCCCAGTTCGTATGAAGTGACCTTTACGGAACCGGAAGCCGTGCGCCGGACGGCGGACATCGTTTCCGATTATCCCGAAGTCGAAGGGACTCATTACGGCCAGGAAATCGTCGAACAGCTTTTCCAGATTACGCGCATCATCCGCTGGGGCGGCATTGCCTTGATCATTTTCCTGACCCTGGCCATGCTGTTCATCATTTCCAATACGATCCGCCTGACCGTCTTCGCCCGGCGCAAGGAAATCGCCATCATGAAATACGTCGGCGCGACGAACTGGTTCATCCGCTGGCCGTTCCTCCTGGAAGGGCTGCTCCTGGGCTTCATCGGCGGCGTCCTGGCTGACCTGGCCTTGTGGCAGTTCTATGGATTCGCCGTCACGGCCATCCATCAGTCCCTGGCCTTCCTGCCCATGGTCAGTGTCTATCCCTTTATGTACCGCACGGCGGCCATCCTCCTGGTCATCAGTATGATCATCGGCGCCTTGGGCAGTACGATTTCGCTGAAACGATATATGAAGGTGTAA
- a CDS encoding murein hydrolase activator EnvC family protein produces the protein MVRKYIILAVTAALLSPCLLSFADDDLQDQLDDVQTRMAEQSEKKAQAQMVIDNVSDKLYEIQKSLEAAQGEYRTVTADLAATEEKIAATQAELDENRARLEKREKVFTRRIRDVYMHGQLSYLDVVLGAKDFSDFSNRLELLRRVVDADISLISDIRRERAAIEAAQKELEVQRDRQTKLRDEAKAKRDEIASHKEEQQAVLYQAQTDKATAEKAYAEYQQASQSIAEMLRQRAPAAPDSSDQGESSDAGSSQPSGGGGTGAMIWPVNGVITSPYGYRTHPIFGTTIYHSGIDIGVDYGTPVQAADGGTVVEAGWVSGYGYAVVIDHGNGLSTLYGHNQELAVSAGQSVSQGQVIAYAGSTGNSTGPHVHFEVRANGDPVDPQGYV, from the coding sequence ATGGTAAGAAAATACATTATCCTGGCCGTAACGGCAGCCCTGTTGTCGCCGTGCCTCCTGTCCTTTGCTGACGATGACCTGCAGGACCAGCTGGACGACGTCCAGACCCGCATGGCCGAGCAGAGCGAAAAGAAGGCCCAGGCCCAAATGGTCATCGACAACGTCAGCGACAAGCTCTATGAAATCCAGAAGAGCCTGGAAGCGGCCCAGGGCGAATATCGGACGGTAACGGCTGACCTGGCGGCGACAGAAGAAAAAATAGCCGCGACTCAGGCCGAGCTCGACGAGAACCGGGCCCGCCTGGAGAAGCGGGAGAAAGTCTTTACCAGGCGCATCCGAGACGTCTACATGCATGGCCAGCTGAGCTACCTCGACGTCGTCCTCGGCGCCAAGGACTTCAGCGACTTCTCGAACCGCCTGGAGCTCTTGCGCCGCGTCGTCGATGCCGATATTTCCCTTATTTCCGACATCCGCCGGGAACGGGCGGCCATCGAAGCGGCCCAGAAAGAGTTAGAAGTACAGCGCGACCGCCAGACCAAACTGCGCGATGAAGCGAAGGCCAAGCGCGACGAAATCGCATCGCATAAAGAAGAACAACAGGCTGTCCTCTACCAGGCTCAGACCGATAAGGCGACGGCAGAAAAGGCTTATGCCGAATATCAGCAGGCTTCCCAGTCCATTGCCGAGATGCTGCGCCAGCGGGCTCCGGCCGCTCCCGACAGCAGCGACCAGGGCGAAAGCAGTGATGCCGGCAGCTCCCAGCCTTCCGGCGGGGGAGGGACCGGTGCCATGATCTGGCCCGTCAACGGCGTCATCACTTCGCCTTACGGCTATCGGACTCATCCCATCTTCGGGACGACCATCTACCATAGCGGTATCGACATCGGCGTCGATTATGGGACCCCTGTCCAGGCCGCCGACGGCGGGACTGTCGTCGAAGCCGGCTGGGTCAGCGGCTATGGCTATGCCGTCGTCATCGACCACGGCAACGGCCTGTCGACCTTGTACGGCCACAATCAGGAACTCGCCGTTTCCGCCGGCCAGAGCGTCTCTCAGGGCCAGGTCATCGCCTATGCCGGCTCGACAGGCAACTCCACCGGCCCTCACGTCCACTTCGAAGTCCGCGCCAACGGCGACCCCGTCGATCCGCAGGGATATGTTTGA
- a CDS encoding S41 family peptidase has protein sequence MGKRSLRQTWENVRRPLGYVCSGMIIMIVAMVGLFWYYTGRPSSMFEFFRTLEIIESHYAEDVDKNAIFDGALKGMVSTLGDKHSTYLGGDLYKDFSAQMSGTYAGIGVYIASTDDGILIAGVMEGSPAEEAGLQRGDILVSIDGTSVADYKLEDVSQRIRGPVDTSVDLVVRRDGEEQSFTVQRRQIHVPTVAGKMVDGTDVGYIRVAVFSEGTADDFTKEFTKLREQGMNKLILDLRDNPGGIVEQAVGVASNFVPPDSTIVSYTEQDGKVDQYTAQGTEDPIPLVVLVNENSASASEIIAGAVQDMKLGPIVGVKTYGKGTVQGVFPVDSSSAVKVTVAKYRTTNGREIDGVGIEPDVVVPLTPSDPEDSQFEKALEIIREK, from the coding sequence ATGGGGAAGCGTAGTTTACGGCAGACGTGGGAGAACGTCCGCCGGCCGCTGGGGTATGTCTGCAGCGGTATGATTATCATGATTGTCGCCATGGTTGGCCTCTTTTGGTATTATACCGGCCGGCCTTCGTCGATGTTCGAGTTTTTCCGGACGCTGGAGATCATCGAAAGCCATTACGCCGAAGATGTCGATAAAAACGCCATCTTTGACGGGGCCTTGAAGGGCATGGTCAGCACGCTGGGGGATAAACATTCGACCTATCTCGGCGGCGACTTGTATAAAGATTTTTCTGCCCAGATGAGCGGCACCTATGCCGGTATCGGCGTCTACATCGCATCGACCGATGACGGCATCCTCATCGCCGGCGTCATGGAAGGCAGTCCGGCTGAAGAAGCGGGCCTCCAGCGCGGCGATATCCTGGTATCCATTGATGGGACGTCTGTCGCAGACTATAAGCTGGAAGATGTGTCCCAGCGCATCCGCGGTCCTGTCGATACCAGCGTCGACCTCGTCGTCCGCCGCGATGGCGAAGAACAATCTTTCACTGTCCAGCGCCGCCAGATCCACGTGCCGACCGTGGCCGGCAAGATGGTCGACGGTACGGATGTCGGTTATATCCGCGTCGCCGTCTTCAGTGAGGGCACAGCCGATGATTTCACGAAAGAATTTACCAAGCTCCGTGAACAGGGCATGAATAAGCTCATCCTCGACTTGCGCGACAACCCGGGCGGCATCGTCGAACAGGCTGTCGGCGTGGCCAGCAATTTTGTGCCGCCTGACAGCACCATCGTGTCCTATACGGAACAAGATGGCAAAGTGGACCAGTACACGGCCCAGGGGACGGAGGACCCCATTCCCCTTGTCGTCCTGGTCAATGAAAATTCGGCCAGCGCTTCGGAAATCATCGCCGGTGCCGTCCAGGATATGAAGCTCGGCCCCATCGTCGGCGTCAAGACCTACGGCAAGGGGACCGTCCAGGGCGTCTTCCCTGTCGATTCCTCGTCAGCTGTCAAAGTGACCGTCGCCAAGTATCGGACGACCAATGGCCGCGAAATCGACGGCGTCGGCATCGAGCCCGATGTCGTCGTCCCCCTGACCCCGTCGGACCCGGAAGACAGCCAATTTGAAAAGGCTTTGGAAATTATTCGGGAAAAATGA
- the obgE gene encoding GTPase ObgE, giving the protein MFIDRARIFVQSGKGGDGMSSFRHEKFVPKGGPNGGDGGQGGNVVLVADRNVNTLVDFRFRRLFKAKPGGKGEGSNKYGRNAEDLVITVPLGTIVKDEETGQVMADLSRDGQRAIVAKGGRGGRGNWHFRTSANRTPTFAERGEPGEERWLRLELKVLADVGLLGYPSVGKSSILRKVSAAQPEVAAYHFTTLNPILGVVNLPDHRSFVMADIPGLIDGASEGVGLGHDFLRHIERTKILIHVIDVSGIEGRDPIEDYEKINAELAKYSEKLSRKQQIVAANKIDLLGDSDNLERLMDYMAAHGVEVYPICAMTGEGMDKLLERVWTMLEEYVEEPDETTEEVVYKAQNKPDFEVKRDDDGAFVITGARIENLVAMTNFDDDQSLRRFQRIWRYMELDKLLQEHGIQDGNTVRIYSMEFEYHK; this is encoded by the coding sequence ATGTTTATAGACAGAGCAAGAATTTTTGTACAGTCCGGCAAGGGCGGCGACGGCATGAGCAGCTTCCGTCACGAAAAGTTCGTCCCCAAGGGTGGACCGAATGGCGGTGACGGCGGTCAGGGCGGCAACGTCGTCCTCGTCGCCGACCGCAACGTCAATACCCTCGTCGACTTCCGCTTCCGCCGCCTGTTCAAGGCCAAACCCGGCGGCAAGGGCGAAGGCAGCAACAAGTACGGCCGCAACGCCGAAGATTTAGTCATCACCGTCCCCTTGGGGACCATCGTCAAGGACGAAGAAACGGGTCAGGTCATGGCCGACTTATCCCGTGACGGCCAGCGGGCCATCGTCGCCAAAGGCGGCCGCGGCGGCCGCGGCAACTGGCATTTCCGCACCAGTGCCAACCGGACGCCGACCTTTGCCGAACGGGGGGAACCGGGGGAAGAACGGTGGCTGCGCCTGGAATTGAAAGTCCTGGCTGACGTCGGTCTCCTGGGCTATCCCAGCGTCGGCAAGTCGAGCATCCTGCGCAAGGTGTCGGCAGCTCAGCCGGAAGTGGCTGCGTACCATTTCACGACGCTCAACCCTATTCTGGGTGTCGTCAACCTGCCGGATCACCGCAGCTTCGTCATGGCCGATATTCCCGGCCTCATCGACGGCGCCAGTGAAGGCGTCGGCCTGGGCCACGATTTCCTGCGCCACATCGAACGGACGAAGATCCTCATCCACGTCATCGACGTATCGGGCATCGAAGGCCGCGACCCCATCGAAGACTATGAAAAAATCAACGCGGAACTGGCGAAATACAGTGAAAAACTGTCGCGCAAGCAGCAAATCGTAGCGGCCAATAAAATCGACCTCCTCGGCGATTCGGACAACCTGGAACGGCTCATGGACTACATGGCCGCCCACGGCGTCGAAGTCTATCCCATCTGCGCCATGACTGGCGAAGGCATGGACAAGCTCTTGGAACGGGTTTGGACGATGCTGGAAGAATACGTGGAAGAACCGGACGAAACGACGGAAGAAGTCGTCTATAAAGCCCAGAACAAGCCGGACTTTGAAGTCAAGCGCGACGACGACGGCGCCTTCGTTATCACCGGCGCCCGCATCGAAAACCTCGTCGCCATGACCAACTTCGATGACGACCAGTCCCTGCGCCGTTTCCAGCGCATCTGGCGCTACATGGAACTGGACAAGCTCCTCCAGGAACACGGCATCCAGGACGGCAACACCGTCCGCATCTATTCCATGGAATTTGAATACCACAAATGA
- a CDS encoding YhbY family RNA-binding protein, which produces MNNKDKKQLKGMASLMPAVVQIGKDGLSDAVIDSARAAITARELIKAHVLNNANLPTKETMEDLADMLGAELIQVIGHYGVLFKKKDKKSHFEFIKD; this is translated from the coding sequence ATGAACAATAAAGATAAGAAGCAACTCAAGGGCATGGCCAGCCTCATGCCGGCTGTCGTCCAGATCGGCAAGGACGGCCTCAGCGATGCTGTCATCGACAGCGCCCGGGCTGCCATTACGGCGCGGGAACTGATCAAGGCCCACGTCCTCAACAACGCCAATCTGCCGACGAAGGAAACCATGGAAGATTTGGCCGACATGCTCGGCGCCGAACTCATCCAGGTCATCGGCCACTACGGCGTCTTATTCAAGAAGAAAGACAAGAAATCTCATTTCGAATTTATTAAAGATTAG
- the proB gene encoding glutamate 5-kinase, whose protein sequence is MNSTSRDFGQKKRIVVKVGSSTISHATGKLNYQRMEHLVRELADLQNQGKQMILVSSGATNAGLAPLHMDHRPRSIREKQALAAVGQGVLMHTYERFFREYGQVVGQVLLTRMDSQDRSKFMNSRNALLTLLDMGVIPIINENDVVAVDEYKIGDNDTLSAMVSGLVDADLLILLSDIDGLYTDNPRTHADAKIIPVVDNIDKHIYEIAGDAGSSMGTGGMYTKIQAASIATAADVDMVIASGSEDGIISRICAGEEVGTLFKAKETPLHSKKRWLVSGSKAQGRLIVDEGCRNAIIDRGSSLLPVGITAVEGIFDEGDIVSVVYDGLTIAKGISNYSSVNINAIKGLQSADIPKVLGHNGIYEEVIHRDNLVAMY, encoded by the coding sequence GTGAACAGTACAAGCAGGGACTTCGGCCAGAAGAAACGCATCGTCGTCAAGGTCGGGTCCAGCACCATTTCCCATGCGACGGGGAAACTGAACTACCAGCGCATGGAACACCTGGTCCGGGAACTGGCGGACCTCCAGAACCAGGGCAAGCAGATGATCCTCGTCAGCTCCGGCGCCACCAACGCCGGCCTGGCACCCCTCCATATGGACCACCGGCCCCGGTCGATCCGGGAAAAGCAGGCCCTCGCCGCCGTCGGCCAGGGCGTCCTCATGCATACGTATGAACGGTTTTTCCGCGAATACGGCCAGGTCGTCGGCCAGGTCCTCCTGACCCGCATGGATTCCCAGGACCGGAGCAAATTCATGAACTCCCGCAACGCCTTGCTGACCCTGCTCGACATGGGCGTCATTCCCATCATCAATGAAAATGACGTCGTCGCCGTCGACGAATACAAAATCGGCGACAACGACACCTTGTCGGCCATGGTCAGCGGCCTCGTCGATGCGGACCTGCTCATCCTCTTATCCGATATTGACGGTCTCTATACGGACAACCCGCGGACCCATGCCGATGCCAAGATCATCCCCGTCGTCGACAACATCGACAAGCACATCTATGAAATCGCCGGCGACGCCGGCTCCAGCATGGGCACCGGCGGCATGTACACGAAAATCCAGGCGGCCTCCATTGCTACCGCCGCCGACGTGGACATGGTCATCGCTTCGGGCAGTGAAGACGGCATCATCAGCCGCATCTGCGCCGGTGAGGAAGTGGGGACGCTGTTCAAAGCCAAGGAAACGCCGCTACATTCGAAGAAACGCTGGCTCGTATCGGGCAGCAAGGCCCAGGGCCGGCTCATCGTCGACGAAGGCTGCCGCAACGCCATCATCGACCGCGGTTCCAGCCTCCTGCCCGTCGGCATCACCGCCGTCGAAGGTATCTTTGACGAAGGGGACATCGTCAGCGTCGTCTACGACGGCCTGACCATTGCCAAGGGCATCAGCAACTACAGCAGCGTCAACATCAATGCCATCAAGGGCCTGCAGTCCGCCGACATTCCCAAGGTCCTCGGCCACAATGGCATTTATGAGGAAGTCATTCATCGCGACAATCTCGTCGCCATGTATTAG